A region from the Sulfurospirillum oryzae genome encodes:
- the hcp gene encoding hydroxylamine reductase codes for MSLNMLCDQCSMSAINGCGSKGQDIGTCGKDANLAKLQDIMIYGLKGLSAYRTHANEFGADTKEVDDVIAQTLYFTLTNVNFNFDDHIAQLMKIGSAGVRMMDILSEAHTSHLGVPTPVSISQNKAEGKGILVSGHNLDMLLELLRQTEGKGINIYTHSEMLPAHGYPELRKYAHLKGNIGKSWFDQTKLFEEWGGTIIVNTNCIVPPKSTSTYVDRLYTYDIVGIKEGKKIQNNDFSEVIAQTLALPDVTGFDSEETLVTGHHYKTILGLAPQILEAVQAGKISQFFVIAGCDAPGSGGEYYRKMAESLPNDCVILTSSCGKFRFNDIDFGTVADTGIPRYLDLGQCNDSNGAVHIALALAGALGVTVHDLPVSIVLSWMEQKAVLILLGLFSLGIKNIYLGPKPPQFVNDDIFAFLQENFNLHLTDDAASDVEKLLLKKPA; via the coding sequence ATGTCTTTAAATATGTTATGTGATCAATGCTCTATGAGTGCCATTAATGGCTGTGGTTCTAAAGGTCAAGATATAGGAACGTGTGGCAAAGATGCCAACTTGGCGAAACTTCAAGACATTATGATTTACGGTCTTAAAGGTCTTAGTGCGTATAGAACACATGCCAATGAATTTGGTGCAGACACCAAAGAAGTCGATGACGTCATCGCTCAAACACTTTATTTCACCCTCACTAACGTTAACTTCAACTTTGACGATCACATCGCTCAACTCATGAAAATCGGTTCTGCTGGTGTGAGAATGATGGACATCTTAAGCGAAGCACACACTTCGCACCTTGGCGTTCCAACACCTGTTAGCATTTCTCAAAACAAGGCTGAGGGCAAAGGCATTTTGGTCAGCGGTCACAACCTTGACATGCTTTTAGAGCTTTTACGCCAAACAGAGGGTAAAGGCATCAACATCTACACCCACTCCGAAATGCTTCCCGCACACGGTTACCCAGAACTTCGCAAATATGCTCACCTTAAAGGCAACATCGGTAAATCATGGTTTGACCAAACTAAACTCTTTGAAGAGTGGGGCGGAACTATCATCGTGAACACCAACTGTATCGTTCCTCCAAAATCAACATCAACTTATGTCGATAGACTCTATACCTACGACATCGTAGGCATCAAAGAGGGCAAAAAAATCCAAAATAACGACTTCAGTGAAGTCATTGCTCAGACACTTGCACTTCCTGATGTAACAGGCTTTGACAGTGAAGAGACACTCGTAACAGGTCACCACTATAAAACCATCCTTGGTCTTGCACCTCAAATTCTTGAAGCCGTTCAAGCAGGCAAAATCAGCCAGTTCTTCGTTATCGCAGGTTGTGACGCTCCAGGCTCAGGTGGCGAATACTATAGAAAAATGGCAGAGAGTCTTCCAAACGACTGCGTCATCTTAACGTCAAGTTGCGGTAAATTTAGATTTAACGACATCGACTTTGGTACCGTTGCAGACACAGGCATCCCTCGCTACCTAGACCTTGGTCAATGCAATGACAGTAACGGTGCAGTTCACATCGCTCTAGCTCTTGCTGGCGCACTTGGCGTAACCGTACATGACTTGCCAGTTTCTATCGTTCTTAGCTGGATGGAGCAAAAAGCAGTTCTTATTCTTCTAGGACTCTTTAGCCTTGGCATCAAAAACATCTATCTTGGACCAAAACCACCACAATTTGTCAACGATGACATCTTCGCTTTCTTGCAAGAGAACTTTAACTTGCATTTGACCGATGATGCGGCAAGTGACGTGGAAAAATTACTGCTTAAAAAACCTGCGTAA
- a CDS encoding TPM domain-containing protein, giving the protein MHQIGNETQQKIEKTIFEMEKKTSSELVAVVTQKSGDYLYISLLITSLISLFIPFGLLFFAPDMEAKTIFEAQLLGFMLLLLLFNVPKVLFYLLPKSVFVKAAKLKAYETFRILGLQKTSNYQAVMIFVSLYEKYIEIVADSAISAKIDNALWQKTIDAFVENVKNDKFEEGYLQAINEVGAILTQHFPIEKHDKNELPDRLIEV; this is encoded by the coding sequence ATGCATCAAATTGGTAATGAAACACAACAGAAAATTGAGAAAACGATTTTTGAAATGGAGAAGAAAACCTCAAGTGAGTTGGTTGCGGTTGTGACACAAAAAAGCGGTGATTATCTTTATATAAGCCTGCTGATTACAAGCCTTATTTCGCTTTTCATCCCATTTGGATTGCTTTTTTTCGCACCGGACATGGAGGCAAAAACTATTTTCGAGGCGCAACTGCTTGGCTTTATGCTCTTACTTTTGCTTTTCAATGTGCCAAAAGTGCTCTTTTATCTCTTGCCAAAAAGCGTTTTTGTTAAGGCAGCAAAACTCAAAGCCTATGAGACATTTCGAATTTTAGGGCTTCAAAAAACAAGCAATTATCAAGCGGTGATGATTTTTGTGAGTCTGTATGAAAAATACATTGAGATTGTTGCCGATAGTGCCATCAGCGCAAAAATTGATAATGCACTCTGGCAAAAGACGATTGATGCTTTTGTTGAAAACGTCAAAAACGACAAGTTTGAAGAGGGCTACCTTCAGGCAATCAACGAAGTCGGAGCTATTTTGACACAACACTTTCCAATCGAAAAGCACGATAAAAATGAACTACCAGATCGTTTGATAGAAGTGTAG
- a CDS encoding RNA-binding S4 domain-containing protein, producing the protein MKFELEEEYIELFKLLKITGVADSGAQAKMLIEEGHVKRNGEVEFRKRAKIISGEKIEVGDDVIEVEA; encoded by the coding sequence ATGAAATTTGAACTAGAAGAAGAGTACATAGAGTTATTTAAACTTCTCAAAATTACAGGCGTTGCAGATAGCGGAGCACAGGCTAAGATGCTCATCGAAGAGGGACACGTCAAACGAAATGGCGAAGTTGAGTTTAGAAAACGCGCTAAAATTATTTCAGGTGAGAAGATTGAAGTGGGTGATGATGTGATTGAGGTTGAAGCCTAA
- a CDS encoding cytochrome b yields MNFKINNFNILLYTGAIMVVLCLLMLISGIFLAMHYIPDAEKAFESVHTTIMQEVNYGWLWRKIHALGSTFFFLLLYIHLLGMLYFGFYKHGKTKYWYSGMVLYFCCMVIGFTGYVLPMGQMSYWAAQVITSLLEYIPGAGEDIVLWVRGDFSVSGITLLRFYTLHIVVMPLSIVLMILVHTDFVKWYATTKLSWSRKGLHVSKEERFSKHDITPKEPKPFFSNAVLKPLLACTLFLALFFYCVFFQDEIAFDALNLTPANPSDTPAHIYPEWYFLWMLQLLKSFFFDIGMIKGSYIGMASLVVVNVGLLLMPLLDRNPRRIPAHQRPYFLVWFWALVLSLIGLTILGKLPSSTLTLWIGLFFSTVLMALFFILPFLSGKESHAKS; encoded by the coding sequence ATGAATTTCAAAATAAACAATTTCAATATTTTACTTTACACGGGCGCTATCATGGTTGTTCTGTGCCTTTTAATGCTCATCTCTGGCATTTTTCTTGCGATGCACTATATTCCTGATGCGGAGAAAGCCTTTGAAAGTGTCCATACGACGATTATGCAAGAAGTCAATTACGGTTGGTTGTGGCGAAAAATCCATGCACTTGGCTCAACATTTTTCTTTTTATTGCTCTACATTCACCTCTTAGGAATGCTCTATTTTGGGTTTTACAAACATGGTAAAACGAAGTATTGGTACAGTGGCATGGTGCTTTACTTTTGCTGTATGGTCATCGGTTTTACGGGGTATGTGCTTCCGATGGGGCAGATGAGTTACTGGGCGGCGCAGGTGATTACCAGTTTGTTGGAGTATATCCCAGGCGCTGGGGAAGACATCGTGCTGTGGGTTCGAGGTGATTTTAGCGTGAGTGGCATCACGTTGTTGCGCTTTTACACCTTGCACATTGTGGTGATGCCTTTGAGTATTGTCCTGATGATACTTGTGCATACGGATTTTGTGAAGTGGTACGCCACCACAAAGCTTTCATGGAGTCGCAAAGGCTTACATGTAAGCAAAGAGGAGCGTTTTAGCAAACACGACATCACCCCAAAAGAGCCAAAACCGTTTTTCTCCAATGCCGTTTTAAAGCCACTGTTGGCATGCACGCTCTTTTTGGCACTCTTTTTTTATTGCGTCTTTTTTCAGGATGAAATAGCGTTTGATGCGCTCAATCTCACCCCTGCCAACCCAAGCGATACACCTGCACACATCTACCCTGAGTGGTACTTTTTATGGATGTTGCAGTTGCTTAAAAGCTTTTTCTTTGATATAGGAATGATCAAAGGTTCCTACATCGGTATGGCATCCTTAGTGGTGGTCAATGTTGGGCTTTTACTCATGCCACTCTTAGACAGAAACCCTCGTCGCATTCCCGCTCATCAGCGTCCTTATTTTTTAGTATGGTTTTGGGCATTGGTACTCTCTTTGATAGGGCTTACAATTTTAGGAAAATTACCGAGTTCGACGCTTACGTTGTGGATAGGGCTATTCTTCTCCACAGTGTTGATGGCACTTTTTTTCATTTTACCTTTTTTGTCTGGGAAGGAGTCTCATGCCAAATCTTAA
- a CDS encoding di-trans,poly-cis-decaprenylcistransferase, which translates to MNDLVHLAIIMDGNGRWAKRQGKERSFGHKEGAKKVREITKYAAKMGIKYLTLYAFSTENWNRPKAEVAVLMKLLSKYLHSEISTLLENNIRFDVIGDVSKFSASLQKEIAYAKEMTAHCTGLRQILAINYGAHDEILRAINKSLHVKGEITKEILESNLDTAGIPAVDVLIRTGGDCRLSNFLLWQAAYAELFFSKTLWPDFSVGELETIVSEYLQTERRFGGII; encoded by the coding sequence ATGAATGATTTAGTGCATTTGGCGATTATTATGGATGGCAATGGCAGATGGGCAAAACGTCAAGGCAAAGAGCGCTCATTTGGACACAAAGAAGGCGCTAAAAAAGTGCGTGAAATTACAAAGTATGCCGCTAAAATGGGCATAAAGTACCTTACTCTCTATGCCTTTAGCACTGAAAACTGGAACCGCCCAAAAGCTGAAGTGGCTGTTTTGATGAAACTTCTTTCCAAGTATTTACACAGTGAAATCTCAACGCTTCTTGAAAACAACATTCGTTTTGATGTCATTGGAGATGTGAGTAAGTTCTCCGCTTCACTTCAAAAAGAGATCGCTTACGCCAAAGAGATGACAGCACACTGTACGGGGCTTCGACAAATCCTTGCTATCAATTATGGCGCTCACGATGAAATCCTTCGAGCCATCAACAAATCTTTACATGTAAAAGGTGAAATCACCAAAGAAATCCTCGAGTCCAACCTTGACACCGCAGGCATTCCTGCTGTGGATGTCCTCATTCGCACGGGCGGTGACTGTCGCCTTTCTAACTTTTTGCTTTGGCAAGCCGCTTACGCAGAGCTTTTCTTTAGTAAAACGCTCTGGCCTGATTTTTCGGTGGGCGAGCTTGAAACCATCGTCTCCGAGTACCTTCAAACTGAACGACGTTTTGGTGGTATCATCTAA
- the hemJ gene encoding protoporphyrinogen oxidase HemJ, with the protein MEHYKWLLAFHIIALMSWMAMLFYLPRLFVYHVEHAEKKEFVEVVKIQEYKIYKYIGLPAFWATLASGLGMIFFDPQLLSSGGWIYAKFTVLIALTLYSFSLEKYRLELANGTCTKDGKFFRAYNEVPTALAILIVGYVITKSFSWAFTLITLGIFAMIIDVILDGKKKP; encoded by the coding sequence TTGGAACACTATAAATGGTTGCTTGCCTTTCACATTATAGCGTTGATGTCGTGGATGGCGATGTTGTTTTACTTGCCACGGCTTTTTGTCTACCATGTTGAGCATGCTGAAAAAAAAGAGTTTGTGGAAGTTGTGAAGATTCAAGAGTACAAAATCTATAAGTACATCGGACTTCCTGCCTTTTGGGCAACCCTTGCCAGTGGGCTTGGCATGATTTTTTTTGACCCACAACTGCTCTCAAGCGGTGGGTGGATTTATGCGAAGTTTACGGTACTTATTGCACTCACACTTTATTCGTTTTCATTAGAAAAATACCGTTTGGAACTTGCCAATGGCACGTGCACGAAAGATGGAAAATTTTTTAGAGCTTACAATGAAGTTCCTACCGCACTAGCCATTTTAATTGTCGGATACGTCATCACCAAAAGTTTTTCATGGGCATTTACGCTTATTACCTTGGGCATTTTTGCCATGATTATCGACGTGATTTTGGATGGAAAAAAGAAACCCTAA
- a CDS encoding TPM domain-containing protein, translated as MKLFKSFILGLLCASALWGAITFPTPNNSHIVDEAGLFSASQKVSLEGTLSAHESATTNQIVVVTLTSLQGYDIADFGYQLGRAWGIGTKEHNNGVLLIIAPNERKVRIEVGYGLEGSLPDATASSIIQNTILPAFKAKNYFEGANNGITAIISAIKGEYKADETTQKSSHHSFVVPILFFFFMVFNAMLSLNLSSRRKLFPSLFISAIAGIISWFIFSMIVFSILITCAVFLLSYVGGAFGGGTLPNSWGSSSGGSSSSGGFGGFSGGGGSFGGGGASGSW; from the coding sequence ATGAAACTTTTTAAAAGCTTCATTTTAGGACTACTTTGTGCGTCGGCGCTTTGGGGTGCCATCACATTTCCCACGCCCAATAATTCGCACATCGTTGATGAAGCGGGGCTTTTTAGTGCGTCACAAAAAGTATCCTTAGAGGGTACGCTATCTGCGCATGAGAGTGCGACAACAAACCAAATCGTGGTGGTTACGCTCACATCATTGCAAGGGTATGATATTGCAGATTTTGGGTATCAGCTCGGGCGCGCGTGGGGGATTGGAACTAAAGAGCACAACAATGGCGTCTTGCTCATCATTGCTCCTAATGAGCGAAAAGTGCGCATCGAGGTCGGGTATGGACTTGAGGGCTCCCTTCCTGATGCTACCGCAAGCAGCATCATCCAAAATACGATTTTGCCCGCCTTTAAAGCAAAAAACTATTTTGAAGGCGCAAATAACGGCATAACCGCGATTATCAGTGCGATTAAGGGCGAGTATAAAGCCGATGAAACAACACAAAAAAGCTCACATCATTCGTTTGTTGTTCCCATCTTATTTTTCTTCTTTATGGTCTTCAACGCCATGCTCTCACTTAATTTATCGAGCCGAAGAAAGTTGTTCCCTTCGTTGTTTATCAGTGCAATTGCAGGTATCATAAGTTGGTTTATATTTTCGATGATCGTGTTTAGTATTCTCATCACTTGTGCCGTTTTTTTATTGAGCTATGTTGGCGGCGCTTTTGGTGGTGGCACATTGCCTAATTCGTGGGGAAGCAGTAGTGGTGGAAGCTCATCAAGTGGGGGCTTTGGAGGATTTAGTGGCGGCGGCGGAAGCTTTGGCGGCGGCGGAGCGAGTGGGAGTTGGTAA
- a CDS encoding RNA-directed DNA polymerase: MNNFELLFTKALNSARRSSPITYVALRALMDSCPKDNQIKLLSSIMSRQLQTSNKWHYRNFKVFKEKEPQGIEYRELTIGSPLTLLAEAMLIDKLQENKIYNDNPNVYSYRLPFYKNSGQNFAFFMHGYKKRNEKIELALAEGNFAYIFDLKKFYPSVNQKQLYEVFNNKIEISQCEKKTKKQLNIFINSLLEATNQGVAANPDFGHLCADLYLENFDFNMTQHFGTSHYFRYVDDLVIISSQETQLDEIRAKIKQLLPIGLELNEKKTDLVNYEQWSKISFDDIDKINDEFSDFMTSLTIYLALNPKKLGNLKQEFNDKNIFLPFDKIFANSQYKRQVKFYKSLLFDNYAYLLYLFGKSHNFLEIAETLKNKLFYILEKLPDIKILNGFERRLLIQKYRFCINRLLIFSGKESIEKILFLIPDEKEFIEIRILIIALLNNDVSELVKFNGNTILSFCELWKSNLKEKPIIQISEEATLENYFDAILTLVLHDILPVEIIPIDKFDHEKQALLHSLKIAQKQGRIFNNLNYYDEITTILNRISHDEIGTYLTTRYNDNEVVDLETLKIGSGISSGF; this comes from the coding sequence ATGAATAATTTTGAATTATTATTTACAAAAGCTTTGAATTCGGCAAGAAGAAGTTCACCCATTACATATGTTGCATTAAGAGCCCTTATGGACTCATGCCCCAAAGATAATCAAATAAAATTACTATCTTCAATTATGTCACGGCAACTTCAAACATCAAATAAATGGCATTATAGAAATTTTAAAGTTTTTAAAGAAAAAGAACCACAAGGAATAGAATACCGTGAATTAACAATAGGATCGCCTCTAACTTTATTGGCAGAAGCCATGCTGATAGACAAATTACAAGAAAACAAGATATACAATGACAATCCAAATGTTTATAGTTATAGATTGCCTTTCTATAAAAATTCGGGTCAAAATTTTGCCTTTTTTATGCATGGATACAAAAAAAGAAATGAAAAAATTGAATTAGCGCTAGCAGAAGGTAATTTTGCGTATATTTTTGATTTGAAGAAATTTTATCCAAGTGTAAATCAAAAACAATTATATGAAGTTTTTAATAACAAAATAGAAATATCACAGTGCGAGAAAAAAACAAAAAAACAACTAAATATATTTATAAATTCTTTGTTAGAAGCTACCAATCAAGGAGTAGCTGCAAATCCAGATTTTGGGCATCTTTGTGCAGATTTATATTTAGAAAATTTTGATTTTAATATGACACAACATTTTGGAACTTCTCATTATTTTAGGTATGTGGATGACCTTGTCATTATAAGTAGTCAAGAAACCCAATTAGATGAAATCAGAGCCAAAATAAAACAACTACTTCCTATTGGATTAGAATTAAATGAAAAAAAGACAGACTTAGTTAATTATGAGCAATGGAGTAAAATTTCTTTTGATGATATTGACAAAATTAATGATGAGTTTTCTGATTTTATGACTTCCCTTACTATCTATCTTGCATTAAACCCTAAAAAATTAGGTAACTTAAAACAAGAATTCAATGATAAAAATATTTTTCTTCCTTTTGATAAAATATTTGCTAATAGCCAATATAAAAGACAAGTAAAATTTTACAAAAGTTTACTTTTTGATAATTATGCATACCTATTGTATTTATTCGGTAAGTCGCATAATTTTTTAGAAATCGCTGAAACATTAAAAAATAAACTTTTTTACATTCTTGAAAAACTGCCTGACATAAAGATTTTGAATGGATTTGAGCGAAGATTATTAATTCAAAAGTACCGTTTTTGTATTAATAGGTTACTGATTTTTTCAGGGAAAGAATCAATAGAAAAAATCCTTTTTCTAATACCCGATGAAAAAGAATTTATAGAAATCAGAATTTTAATCATTGCTTTATTGAATAATGATGTGAGTGAGCTTGTGAAATTTAATGGTAATACGATTCTATCGTTTTGTGAACTATGGAAAAGTAATTTAAAAGAAAAACCTATAATTCAAATTTCAGAGGAAGCAACTCTTGAGAATTATTTTGATGCTATCCTTACTCTAGTTTTGCATGACATACTTCCAGTTGAAATTATCCCTATAGATAAATTCGATCATGAAAAACAAGCATTATTGCATTCATTGAAAATAGCCCAAAAACAAGGAAGAATTTTTAATAATTTGAATTATTACGATGAAATTACAACTATTTTAAATAGAATATCTCATGATGAGATAGGAACTTATCTTACTACAAGATACAACGATAATGAAGTAGTAGATTTAGAAACTTTGAAAATTGGGTCAGGTATATCTTCAGGTTTTTAA
- a CDS encoding class I SAM-dependent methyltransferase: MINSNDLPEELWLHNEQAVKLCTELETKYIEHLHKCNAYELAKTSDGKSHPIGGSGATEAIEHFAYRFVNSSTRVIHITLDPDKKFSNIQIDIFSTFSKGNISILDLACGTGGHILSLLTTLVELRLKKLLPTLPLNIHILAADISPKALEIYQSLLHDLEPYLLNAGIRVIYSTYEWDACSSIQTSSLMDTFFEITSTISSNEYYVITSAFSGFAGNETNFTRIERSLQHITDRLGTKNSTFLWIEPDGKDAKKFLGLLNRIFENIKDFFVQIFEERESISHTYCWWEPIKKEVIKKGNVSIKLYKRNNE; encoded by the coding sequence GTGATAAATTCTAACGACTTACCCGAAGAATTATGGCTTCATAATGAACAAGCTGTAAAATTATGTACAGAACTAGAAACAAAATATATTGAGCATCTTCATAAATGTAATGCATACGAGTTAGCCAAAACATCTGATGGTAAAAGTCATCCTATAGGCGGTTCAGGTGCAACTGAAGCAATAGAGCATTTTGCCTATAGGTTTGTAAATTCTAGTACCAGAGTTATTCATATTACACTAGACCCTGATAAGAAATTTTCAAATATACAAATAGATATTTTTTCAACTTTTTCAAAAGGTAATATTTCTATTTTAGATTTAGCTTGTGGAACAGGTGGGCACATCTTATCGTTACTGACTACTCTTGTTGAATTAAGATTAAAAAAACTTCTTCCAACTCTTCCATTAAATATCCATATTTTAGCTGCTGATATTTCTCCAAAAGCATTAGAAATTTATCAAAGTCTTCTACATGATCTTGAGCCATATTTGCTGAATGCTGGCATTCGTGTTATATATTCTACTTATGAATGGGACGCATGCTCTTCAATTCAAACTAGTTCACTAATGGATACTTTTTTCGAAATAACTAGCACTATTTCGTCTAATGAGTATTATGTGATAACGTCAGCTTTTAGTGGCTTTGCAGGCAATGAAACTAATTTCACAAGAATTGAAAGATCCCTACAACATATTACAGACAGGTTAGGAACAAAAAATAGTACATTTTTGTGGATAGAACCTGATGGTAAAGATGCAAAAAAATTTCTAGGCTTATTAAACAGAATTTTTGAGAATATAAAAGATTTTTTTGTACAAATATTTGAAGAAAGAGAATCTATTTCTCATACCTATTGCTGGTGGGAACCAATAAAAAAAGAAGTTATAAAAAAAGGTAATGTAAGTATTAAATTATATAAGAGAAATAATGAATAA
- a CDS encoding ubiquinol-cytochrome c reductase iron-sulfur subunit: MDRNRRLVNYSLLALTGTGVYYTVGTMFQSLEPPKKALLDAATYIDTTALPLNEIAYFSWQKKPLFILKKDATLTLDKKRDIKIGDYYYTVMVGICTHLGCVPKYNASLKRFICPCHNGQFDYNGNALASPVTKPLVIPPFKVHDEMIIVGEVGEAYLQLMEASKA; this comes from the coding sequence ATGGATAGAAACCGAAGACTGGTGAATTACTCGCTCTTGGCACTTACGGGGACGGGTGTGTATTACACGGTCGGTACGATGTTTCAGTCCTTAGAACCACCCAAAAAAGCACTTCTTGATGCGGCTACTTACATAGATACCACGGCGTTACCGCTCAATGAAATTGCTTATTTTTCGTGGCAGAAAAAACCACTTTTTATCCTCAAAAAAGACGCTACGTTGACTCTCGATAAAAAACGAGACATTAAAATTGGCGACTATTATTATACGGTGATGGTTGGGATTTGTACCCATTTAGGCTGTGTCCCAAAGTACAATGCTTCCCTTAAACGCTTTATTTGTCCGTGTCATAACGGGCAGTTTGACTACAATGGCAACGCACTTGCCAGCCCTGTTACGAAGCCTTTAGTCATTCCTCCTTTTAAAGTGCATGATGAGATGATTATCGTCGGAGAAGTAGGCGAGGCGTACCTCCAACTGATGGAGGCATCAAAAGCATGA
- a CDS encoding LemA family protein, with amino-acid sequence MKNFLIALGVLAVLAAVVIVPKINNVPRLDETVIAAASAVDNQYKRRSDLIPNLVATVQGYAAHEKEVFTQVTEARAKVGQITLTPEVLSNPQAFKAYQAAQDGLSSALTRLMAVSERYPDLKANQNFLSLQSQLEGTENRIAVARRDYIEAVKNYNLELRTIPGRWIASIFYPDAQVKQNFTATQAESAAPKVAF; translated from the coding sequence ATGAAAAACTTTTTGATAGCACTGGGTGTGTTAGCCGTTCTTGCGGCGGTGGTCATCGTTCCGAAAATCAACAACGTTCCTAGACTTGATGAAACCGTTATCGCTGCGGCGTCTGCTGTTGATAACCAGTACAAACGAAGAAGCGACTTGATCCCTAACCTTGTTGCTACGGTTCAAGGGTATGCAGCTCATGAAAAAGAGGTGTTTACGCAAGTAACGGAAGCCAGAGCCAAAGTAGGGCAGATTACTCTTACGCCTGAAGTTTTGAGTAACCCTCAAGCGTTTAAAGCGTATCAAGCGGCACAAGATGGTCTTAGTAGCGCCCTTACTCGCCTCATGGCAGTTTCAGAACGCTACCCCGATCTTAAAGCCAATCAAAACTTTCTAAGTCTGCAATCACAATTAGAAGGAACAGAAAACAGAATTGCTGTTGCTAGACGCGACTACATCGAGGCGGTGAAAAATTACAATCTTGAACTTAGAACGATTCCGGGAAGATGGATAGCTTCTATTTTCTACCCTGATGCACAAGTCAAACAGAATTTTACTGCGACACAAGCGGAGAGTGCAGCACCCAAAGTCGCTTTTTAA